The stretch of DNA TGGGTACCCCGCAGCGCAAGGGGGGCGTGCTGAGCACCGGCTTCACCTACTCCGGCCATCCGGTGAGCTGTGCGGCGGCCCTCAAGAACATCGAGATCATCGAGCGCGAGGGCATCTGCGAGAACGTCCGCGAGGTCGGCCCCTACCTCGAGGCGCAACTGCGAACCCTGTCACACCACGCCACCGTCGGCGACGTGCGCGGCAGCCACTTCATGATGTGCCTGGAGAATGTAGCCGACAAGGCCACCCGGGAACTGCTCCCCGTGGAGGCACGCGTTGGCGACCGAGTCGCCGCCGAGGCCCAGAAGCGCGGCCTGATCATCCGCCCGGTGGGCCACCTGAACATCGTCTCGCCGCCGCTGATCTGGAGCCGCGAAACCGTCGACCGGGTGGTCGCCATCCTCGATGAGGCCTTCACCGCCACCACGGCATCGCTACGCAAGGACGGTTACCTGTAAACGGTTAACGCTAACCCGCCGGCAACCGCCGCATGTATCACTCGGCGTTCCTCGGCGGGTCGAGCCACGGCGCAATAATCAACCACAACAATTCAACAACAAGGTTAATGACCATGTCACACTCTCCTTCGGGCTCGAAGGCCCACCCCATAGGCTTCGGCAGCGCCACTAAGGGTGGCCTGATATTTCTCGTTGTCGTGCTGATTGCCAGCCTAAGCAACGTCGCACTCGTCGACGGCGACGACTATGGCCTCTACAGCCTGCTACCAACCGCAGTGGTACTGGGCATGGCCATCCTCACCCGACGCACCATCGAGTCGCTGCTGGCCGGCACCCTGGTCGGCCTGCTGATGATCGACCCGACCTCCGTGATCACTCGGGGCTCGGACATCCTGCTCGGGGTGCTCGGCAACGACACCGTCACCTGGATCATCCTGGTCTGCGGCCTGTTCGGCAGCCTGATCGCCCTGCTGGTCAAGACCGGCGGGGTGCTCAGCTTCGGCGACACCATGGCCCGGCGCATCCACACCAGGCACCACAGCCTGCTGGCCACCTGGTTCCTGGGCCTGGTCATCTTCGTCGACGACTACCTGAATGCCCTGACCATCAGCGCCTCGATGAAGAAGATCACCGACCGTTTCAACATCTCCAGGGAGAAGCTCGCCTACATCGTCGACTCCACGGCCGCCCCGATCTGCATCCTGGTGCCCTTCTCCACCTGGGCAGTGTTCTTCGCCGGTCTGCTGGAGGAGAACGACGTCACCGGCAACGGCATGGGACTGTACATCGAGGCCATTCCCTACATGTTCTATGCCTGGGTGGCCGCCGCCATCGTGCCGCTGGTGGCACTCGGCTGGATACCCGACATCGGTCCGATGAAGACCGCCGAGGCCCGTGCCGCGGGGGGACAAGTCATCCCTCAGGGCGTCAACGACACTACCCTGGAAGTGGACGAGGACAAGCCCCGCCCCCACCTGCTGAACTTCCTGCTGCCCATCGCCACCCTGATCTTCTTCACCTGGTACTTCGAGATCGACATCCTGCGCGGGGTCATCGTGGCGCTGGCCGTGATGCTCGTGCTGATCGGGAGCCAGCGCCTGCTGAGCTTCCATGACACCTTCGATACCGCTCTCGACGGCTTCAAGGCCATGATCATGCCCCTCGGCACCCTGGTCGCCGGCTTCACCCTCAAGGAAGTCAACGACGTCCTGGGCCTGACCGACTTCGTCATCGCGACGGTGCAACCGCTGATGACCCCGGGAATGCTGCCGGCGGTGGTCTTCGTGACGATGGCCTTCCTGGCCTTCGCTACCGGTTCCTTCTGGGGGCTTTTCGCCGTGGCCCTACCCATCGTGCTGCCGCTGGCCTCCAGCATCGACGCCAACATGCCGCTGGTGGTGGGGGCGCTGATCTCGGCCAGTGCCTTCGGCAGCCATGCCTGCTTCTACGGTGATTCCACCGTGCTCTCCGCCCAGGGCAGCGGATGCACGCCCATGGCCCACGCCCTGACCCAACTGCCCTATGTGCTGATTGCCGCGGCCATCGCCACTGTTGTATTCCTGATGGTCGGCCACCTGTGAGAGATGCCATGACGACACAGCCCCATGACGGCGCCGCGAAGGGCGCCGCGCCTATCACCCCGGCCGCTCAGGGCTTTGCCATGCCGGCCGAGTTCGCCCCCCACGACGCCTGCTGGATGCTGTGGCCGCAGCGTCCCGACACCTGGCGCTATGGCGCCAAGCCGGCCCAGCAGGCGTTCATCGAGGTGGCGACGGCCATCGCCCAGAGCGAGACGGTGTTAGTCGGCGTCAATGACGACCAGTACGAGAACGCCCGAATCCAGCTGCCCCGCCAGGTGCGAGTGGTGGAGCTGTCGAGCAATGACGCCTGGATGCGCGACGTGGGCCCCACCTTCCTGACCCATCCTGACGGCCGCCTGGCCATGGTGGACTGGGAGTTCAATGCCTGGGGCGGCCTCGACGGTGGCCTCTACTTCCCCTGGGACAAGGACCGTCGTATCCGCACCAAGATCGCCGAGATGCTGGGGGTGGCACGCTTCACGGTGCCAGTGATGCTCGAGGGCGGCGCCATCCACGTGGACGGCGAGGGCACCCTGATCACCACAGAGGAGTGCCTGCTCAACGTCAATCGCAACCCCGACCTGACCAGGGACGGGATGGAGCAGGTACTGCGTGACACCCTGGGCGTGGAACGCATCCTGTGGCTCCCGCGGGGCTGCTACATGGACGAGACCGACGGGCACATCGACAACCTTTGCTGTTTCGTCGCGCCCGGCGAGGTGGCCCTGAACTGGTGCGACGACCCGGACGATCCTCAGTACGCCATCTCCCGGGAGGCGCTCGCGATACTGGAGGCCGCGGTGGATGCTCGCGGCCGGACGCTCAAGATCCACAAGCTGCCCCAGCCAGGACCACTCTACATCGCCGAGGACGAGGCCAGCGGCATCGACCGCCTGCGCCATTCCCACCCGCGGCGTCCCGGCGACCGCATGGCCGCCTCCTACGTGAACTTCTACATCGGCAACGAGGTGGTGGTGATGCCGCTGCTCGACCCGGCCCGCGACGATGCGGCCCGAGAGATCCTGCAGGCCCTCTTTCCGACGCGCCGGGTGGTCGGTGTGCCGGCCAGGGAGATACTGCTCGGCGGCGGCAATATCCACTGCATCACCCAGCAGCAGCCGCGCTGCCGGTGACCGGCGGCACCGGGGGCGAGCTCGACGGCGACCGGTCAGCCCGGCCGGGAGCACGCCCCGGCCTCTTGCGCCTTCCCCCCCTTGCCCCCTAGAGCACCAGGCTGAGGACCAGGGCCAGGACGCCCACCAGCAGGGCCACGCTCACCGCCACGACCACCACCCGGTCGAGCCAGCGATCGATGCTGGCCCAGTCGAGCCGGCGCCGCGAGCGACGACGGGTGGCCCCTCGACGGGGCGCGTCGCGGCCGGTGCGGATGAGGGTCATGGTTGACGTCCGATTTCACCATTGTTACCAGATCTTACGGTCTGTCGGGGCGACTCGCCACCGCCATCGGTCGCCGTCGTGCCGATGGCCCGCGATCCTGGCCCGTCGGGCATTGCATTCCGCCCCGGTCGCCCCGATGCTGGAAGAAACCCAGCAGGCTAATCGATTCCCGGAGCATCCCCCGACATGTCCCGACTCGCCGACACGCCCCTGTCCGTGCTCGACCTGGCCCCGATCCGCGAGGGCGGCACCATCGCCGATACCTTCCGCGAGAGCGTGGACCTGGCCCGATGCGCCGAGCGGCTCGGCTTCACCCGCTACTGGCTCGCCGAGCACCACGGCATCGAGGGCATCGCCAGCGCCGCCACCGCGGTGCTGATCGGCCACGTAGCCGGCGCCACCGAACGCATCCGGGTGGGCAGCGGCGGCATCATGCTGCCCAACCACCCGCCCCTGGTGGTCGCAGAGCAGTTCGGCACCCTGGAGACACTCTATCCCGGGCGCATCGACCTGGGACTGGGGCGCGCACCGGGGTCCGACGGCGCGACCATGGCCGCCCTGCGTCGCGACCCCCATGCCGGGGTCGACGACTTCCCGCGACGCCTGGCCGAGCTCAAGGGCTACCTCGACGACGAGCAGCCGGGCCAGCGAGTGCGCGCCGTCCCCGGCCAGGGCACCCGTGTGCCGCTGTGGCTGCTCGGCTCGAGCGACTTCAGCGCCCGCCTGGCGGCCCGCGAGGGGCTGCCCTTCGCCTTCGCCGCCCAGTTCGCCCCGGCCCGGCTGCTCGAGGCGCTCAGGCTCTACCGCGACAACTTCCGGCCCTCGGCGGTGCTGGACCGGCCCCACGCCATGGTCGGCCTGCCGGTGATCGCCGCCGACAGCGACCTCCAGGCCGAGTACCTGGCCTCCACGGCTCGCCGCAAGTTCCTGGGACTGATCCGCGGCACACGCACCAGGGCCCTGCCGCCGGTGGACGAGCTGGACTGGTCCCCCATGGAGCAGGCCCAGGTGGAGCAGTTCCTGGGCGCCGCCGTGATCGGCGGACCCGAGACCGTGCATGAGGGCCTGGAGCGCTTCCTTGCTGAGACCGGCGCCGACGAGCTGATGCTCAACACCGATGTCTACGCCGCCGAGGACCGGCTGAGAAGCTACGAGATCGTCGCCCGGCTGTGGCGCTCATGACCTCCGAGCCGGCCCTGCGGCCGACCCTGGGGCACCTCGTCAACGGCTTTCGCCGCATGGCGCCGCTGTCGCTGTTCGTGATCGTCTTCGGCCTGGCCTTCGGTGTCGCGGCCCTGCAGCAGGGACTCTCGGCGCTTGAGGCCCTGCTGATGAGCGGACTGGTGTTCGCCGGGGCGGCCCAGTTCGCCACCCTGGACCTGTGGGGCGACACCATCCCGCTGCTGCCGCTGGTGGCCATCACCCTGGCCATCAATGCCCGTCACCTGCTGATGGGCGCCACCTTCTACCCGCACCTGCGTCACCTGCCGGCAGGACGGCGCTACGCCAGCCTGATCCTGCTCAGCGATGCCAACTGGGCCATGGCCATGGCCGACGGCTCGCCCGCCGCCCGCCTGGGGACCCTGGTGGGCGGGGGCCTGGCCCTGTGGAGCACCTGGATGATCGGCACCGGCCTCGGCGTGGCCTTCGGCAGCGGCATCAGCGAGCCCGGCCGCTTCGGCCTCGACGCCATCATGGGCTGCTTCCTGCTGGCCATGCTGGTGGGCGACAAGCGCGACCCGAGCGTGCTGCTGCCCTGGTGCATCGCCGCCCTGGCCGCCCTGGCGGCGATGGCCTGGCTGCCGCCGCACACCCACGTGATCGTGGGGGCGCTGGCGGGCGGCCTGGCGGGGCTACTGCTGCCACACCGGCGGGAGGACGCATGACGCTGGTCGCCACCCCGGGCGGGGTTCTGCTGGCCATCGTGATCATGGCGCTGGTCACCTACCTGACCCGCGCCGGCGGGGTCTTCGTGATGTCCCGGGTGCCCATCGGCCCGCGGGTCGAGCGCTTCATCAACGCCATGGCGGGCTCGGTG from Halomonas aestuarii encodes:
- a CDS encoding Na+/H+ antiporter NhaC family protein: MSHSPSGSKAHPIGFGSATKGGLIFLVVVLIASLSNVALVDGDDYGLYSLLPTAVVLGMAILTRRTIESLLAGTLVGLLMIDPTSVITRGSDILLGVLGNDTVTWIILVCGLFGSLIALLVKTGGVLSFGDTMARRIHTRHHSLLATWFLGLVIFVDDYLNALTISASMKKITDRFNISREKLAYIVDSTAAPICILVPFSTWAVFFAGLLEENDVTGNGMGLYIEAIPYMFYAWVAAAIVPLVALGWIPDIGPMKTAEARAAGGQVIPQGVNDTTLEVDEDKPRPHLLNFLLPIATLIFFTWYFEIDILRGVIVALAVMLVLIGSQRLLSFHDTFDTALDGFKAMIMPLGTLVAGFTLKEVNDVLGLTDFVIATVQPLMTPGMLPAVVFVTMAFLAFATGSFWGLFAVALPIVLPLASSIDANMPLVVGALISASAFGSHACFYGDSTVLSAQGSGCTPMAHALTQLPYVLIAAAIATVVFLMVGHL
- the aguA gene encoding agmatine deiminase; the encoded protein is MTTQPHDGAAKGAAPITPAAQGFAMPAEFAPHDACWMLWPQRPDTWRYGAKPAQQAFIEVATAIAQSETVLVGVNDDQYENARIQLPRQVRVVELSSNDAWMRDVGPTFLTHPDGRLAMVDWEFNAWGGLDGGLYFPWDKDRRIRTKIAEMLGVARFTVPVMLEGGAIHVDGEGTLITTEECLLNVNRNPDLTRDGMEQVLRDTLGVERILWLPRGCYMDETDGHIDNLCCFVAPGEVALNWCDDPDDPQYAISREALAILEAAVDARGRTLKIHKLPQPGPLYIAEDEASGIDRLRHSHPRRPGDRMAASYVNFYIGNEVVVMPLLDPARDDAAREILQALFPTRRVVGVPAREILLGGGNIHCITQQQPRCR
- a CDS encoding LLM class flavin-dependent oxidoreductase: MSRLADTPLSVLDLAPIREGGTIADTFRESVDLARCAERLGFTRYWLAEHHGIEGIASAATAVLIGHVAGATERIRVGSGGIMLPNHPPLVVAEQFGTLETLYPGRIDLGLGRAPGSDGATMAALRRDPHAGVDDFPRRLAELKGYLDDEQPGQRVRAVPGQGTRVPLWLLGSSDFSARLAAREGLPFAFAAQFAPARLLEALRLYRDNFRPSAVLDRPHAMVGLPVIAADSDLQAEYLASTARRKFLGLIRGTRTRALPPVDELDWSPMEQAQVEQFLGAAVIGGPETVHEGLERFLAETGADELMLNTDVYAAEDRLRSYEIVARLWRS
- a CDS encoding AzlC family ABC transporter permease: MTSEPALRPTLGHLVNGFRRMAPLSLFVIVFGLAFGVAALQQGLSALEALLMSGLVFAGAAQFATLDLWGDTIPLLPLVAITLAINARHLLMGATFYPHLRHLPAGRRYASLILLSDANWAMAMADGSPAARLGTLVGGGLALWSTWMIGTGLGVAFGSGISEPGRFGLDAIMGCFLLAMLVGDKRDPSVLLPWCIAALAALAAMAWLPPHTHVIVGALAGGLAGLLLPHRREDA
- a CDS encoding AzlD family protein, producing MTLVATPGGVLLAIVIMALVTYLTRAGGVFVMSRVPIGPRVERFINAMAGSVLVAVITPMAVHGDGGARMALVATAAVMLLLRKPLPAIAAGILTAALWRLVAS